One genomic window of Corticium candelabrum chromosome 9, ooCorCand1.1, whole genome shotgun sequence includes the following:
- the LOC134184991 gene encoding uncharacterized protein LOC134184991 isoform X2, with product MTSSTRRSKYCASPEVNVMCRPRDGLTTTYTPINDKNLRNTTSPTPNRRQNATKNAKSNNTEDTNEILRSSSTTESPTIASYLASSLANSLVVAIVVAVSVLLGLSIVTLSTLVWKCGLVSKYLPKRDLFNRRYLPCCSSSSSPNEQMNLILLTIREEIQTAISNAIRESDAKLARMLKPLLDAAKNQAPSNEVVPCLSTTIQSLREYDNQKYVEIIDMLEELGRRLDELDKRLQGSFETRSETTV from the exons ATGACGTCATCGACAAGGAGATCAAAGTATTGCGCAAGCCCCGAGGTAAACGTTATGTGTCGTCCAAGAGATGGCCTTACTACGACTTACACACCAA TCAACGATAAGAATTTGCGGAATACGACCAGTCCAACACCAAATAGAAGACAAAATGCAACGAAAAATGCGAAAAGCAACAACACAGAAGATACAAATGAAATATTAAG GTCGTCATCTACTACTGAGTCACCAACCATAGCTAGCTACCTAGCATCGTCGTTAGCAAACAGTCTGGTAGTAGCGATTGTTGTCGCCGTTTCTGTACTGCTTGGTTTGTCAATAGTGACTCTCAGCACACTTGTTTGGAAATGTGGTCTCGTCTCAAAATATTTGCCTAAAAGAG ATCTGTTTAATAGAAGATACCTTCCGTGTTGTTCCAGTTCCAGCTCTCCAA ATGAACAGATGAATCTAATTCTGTTGACAATAAGAGAAGAAATCCAAACGGCTATTTCGAATGCAATCCGAGAGAGTGACGCAAAGCTAGCACGCATGTTGAAGCCTTTACTGGATGCTGCAAAGAATCAGGCTCCTAGTAATGAAGTTGTTCCTTGCTTGTCCACAACTATTCAGTCACTGAGAGAATATGACAATCAGAAATACGTGGAGATCATTGACATGTTGGAGGAGTTGGGTAGGCGATTGGACGAGTTGGATAAGCGATTGCAGGGCTCGTTTGAAACTAGATCCGAAACGACTGTCTGA
- the LOC134184991 gene encoding uncharacterized protein LOC134184991 isoform X1, with translation MKSWRTSMVLCYGNSTIKTRLMQIRRGIFQDDTGVFEGLPPHHNYSCWMTSSTRRSKYCASPEVNVMCRPRDGLTTTYTPINDKNLRNTTSPTPNRRQNATKNAKSNNTEDTNEILRSSSTTESPTIASYLASSLANSLVVAIVVAVSVLLGLSIVTLSTLVWKCGLVSKYLPKRDLFNRRYLPCCSSSSSPNEQMNLILLTIREEIQTAISNAIRESDAKLARMLKPLLDAAKNQAPSNEVVPCLSTTIQSLREYDNQKYVEIIDMLEELGRRLDELDKRLQGSFETRSETTV, from the exons atgaagagttggaggacatcgatggtgctttgttacgggaatagtactatcaagacaaggcttatgcagatcagaaggggtattttccaag atgatacgggagtgtttGAAGGTCTCCCACCGCATCACAACTACTCTTGTTGGATGACGTCATCGACAAGGAGATCAAAGTATTGCGCAAGCCCCGAGGTAAACGTTATGTGTCGTCCAAGAGATGGCCTTACTACGACTTACACACCAA TCAACGATAAGAATTTGCGGAATACGACCAGTCCAACACCAAATAGAAGACAAAATGCAACGAAAAATGCGAAAAGCAACAACACAGAAGATACAAATGAAATATTAAG GTCGTCATCTACTACTGAGTCACCAACCATAGCTAGCTACCTAGCATCGTCGTTAGCAAACAGTCTGGTAGTAGCGATTGTTGTCGCCGTTTCTGTACTGCTTGGTTTGTCAATAGTGACTCTCAGCACACTTGTTTGGAAATGTGGTCTCGTCTCAAAATATTTGCCTAAAAGAG ATCTGTTTAATAGAAGATACCTTCCGTGTTGTTCCAGTTCCAGCTCTCCAA ATGAACAGATGAATCTAATTCTGTTGACAATAAGAGAAGAAATCCAAACGGCTATTTCGAATGCAATCCGAGAGAGTGACGCAAAGCTAGCACGCATGTTGAAGCCTTTACTGGATGCTGCAAAGAATCAGGCTCCTAGTAATGAAGTTGTTCCTTGCTTGTCCACAACTATTCAGTCACTGAGAGAATATGACAATCAGAAATACGTGGAGATCATTGACATGTTGGAGGAGTTGGGTAGGCGATTGGACGAGTTGGATAAGCGATTGCAGGGCTCGTTTGAAACTAGATCCGAAACGACTGTCTGA